GTGAAAGACGAAGATTTATTAAAACTTTCTCAAAACCGCCTCTGGCTTGATTTAAAGGAGATGAAGGCGATCCAGGATTATTTCCGTAAATTGCGCCGGAATCCCACCGATGTCGAACTGGAACATATAGCGGCTGCGTGGGGTGAACATTGCGTGCATAAAACGTTTAACGCCGATATAATTTTTAACGGAAGCAATGTCGGTAGCCTTTTTAATATGATCAAAAATGTCACGTTAAAATTAAACCGTGATTTTTGTTTATCGGTTTTTAGTGATAATTCAGGAGTAATAAAGTTCGACAACGAATACGGCGTTTGTTTTAAAGTAGAGACACACAACAGGCCGTCGGCCCTTGAACCATACGGGGGCGCGATCACTGGAATCGTGGGTGTGAACAGGGACCCATTCGGAACGGGGCTCGGGGCAAGGCTTATTTTCAATACAGATGTATTTTGTTTCGGGCCGTTGGATTATCCTTATGAAAAACTTCCTCCGGGGGTTTTACATCCTAAAAGAATAATGGATGGAGTTGTCGCGGGAGTCAGGGACGGCGGAAACAATATGGGGATTCCGACTGTTAACGGCGCAATTTATTTTGACGAACGGTATATCGGAAACCCGCTGGTCTATTGCGGTACGGGCGGGATTATGCCGGTTGAATTCAGCCAAAAACGGGGTCCTGAGGCAGGCGACCATATTATTATGGCCGGCGGCCGTGTCGGCAGGGACGGCCTTCACGGCGCGACATTCAGTTCAGGTGAATTAACCTCCAAGTCTGAAAAGATATCCTCGGGTTCGGTCCAAATCGGCAATCCAATAGTTGAAAAAAAAATGTTCGATATCCTGCTAAAATGCAGAGATTTAAAATTATACCGCGCGATTACCGATTGCGGAGCGGCCGGGCTTGCCTCGGCAGTCGGAGAGATGGGTGAAAAAACAGGTGTAAGAGTTAATCTTGAAAAAGTCCCGTTAAAATACAGCGGTTTATCCGCGTGGGAAATATGGCTTTCAGAGGCCCAGGAGAGAATGGTTTTGGCAGTGCCGCCGGAGTATGTCGAGAAACTGATTGAATTATGCAAATCCGAGGACGTTGAGGCCACAGATATAGGAATATTTACAAATACGTCTAAGCTGGAATTATATTATGAGAACCAGAAGGTCTCTGATATTGACTTTTCTTTTGTGAAAAATGGACTGCCGAAAAAGGAAATGACTGCTGTATGGAACCCCGTCAATTCATTATTTTTGAAATACAGCCTTCCGGATAACCTGACGGACTATCTTAAAAATATTCTTTCCATGCCGAATGTTTGCAGTAAAGAGGCTGTAATACGCTGCTACGACCATGAGGTCCAGGCTGGAAGTGTTATAAAACCTCTTGTAGGCTGCGCGAACGACGGGCCGGGTGACGCCGCGGTCGTCAAACCTTTGCTTAACAGCAACAGAGGGATAGCGGTTTCCTCTGGCATGAATCCGTTATACGGAGATTTAGACCCGGAAAGCATGGCTGCGTCAGCAGTAAATGAGGCATTAAGGCAGATTATATCTGTCGGGGGCGATCCTTTTAATAACCCAACGGGTATACTTGGTAATTACAGCTTTGGAAATCCTAATAAACCGGACCGCTTGGGAAGCCTTTATCTGGCGACTAAAGGATACACGGAGGCTTGTTTTGATTATGGTGTGCCTATTATTTCAGGAAAGGACAGTCTGAATAATGAATATGTGCTTCCTGACGGCACTACAATTTGTGTCCCGCCTACACTTTTGATCTCTGCGGTTTCGGTAATTCCTGATATAAATGACTGCATTACCATGGATGCTAAAAAACCCGGTAATAAGATTTACCTTGTAGGTAAAACATACCGTGAATTAGGAGGGTCTCATT
The bacterium DNA segment above includes these coding regions:
- the purL gene encoding phosphoribosylformylglycinamidine synthase subunit PurL → MNIFKVETGCKNKKFDISRHGIKNKIKDMGISAIKEVIELKIFYFEGDLSLSEMENICQKLLKDPIIEDYAINSNLFDENGFHVIEVNTNPGVLVLWSDAIKKGVRSLGIDKYFEVKTGRKYLIKGNLSDNQLDIISEKLLYNKVIEHRIKDREHVIYSSQKTKCVFTEVPLLNVKDEDLLKLSQNRLWLDLKEMKAIQDYFRKLRRNPTDVELEHIAAAWGEHCVHKTFNADIIFNGSNVGSLFNMIKNVTLKLNRDFCLSVFSDNSGVIKFDNEYGVCFKVETHNRPSALEPYGGAITGIVGVNRDPFGTGLGARLIFNTDVFCFGPLDYPYEKLPPGVLHPKRIMDGVVAGVRDGGNNMGIPTVNGAIYFDERYIGNPLVYCGTGGIMPVEFSQKRGPEAGDHIIMAGGRVGRDGLHGATFSSGELTSKSEKISSGSVQIGNPIVEKKMFDILLKCRDLKLYRAITDCGAAGLASAVGEMGEKTGVRVNLEKVPLKYSGLSAWEIWLSEAQERMVLAVPPEYVEKLIELCKSEDVEATDIGIFTNTSKLELYYENQKVSDIDFSFVKNGLPKKEMTAVWNPVNSLFLKYSLPDNLTDYLKNILSMPNVCSKEAVIRCYDHEVQAGSVIKPLVGCANDGPGDAAVVKPLLNSNRGIAVSSGMNPLYGDLDPESMAASAVNEALRQIISVGGDPFNNPTGILGNYSFGNPNKPDRLGSLYLATKGYTEACFDYGVPIISGKDSLNNEYVLPDGTTICVPPTLLISAVSVIPDINDCITMDAKKPGNKIYLVGKTYRELGGSHYYMARGIKGGDVPAVRIFDCKYTMTKLHQAISNKLVISCHDCSEGGLAVTAAEMAFSGGYGMKLHIKNIIKSDDLIYDDEILFSESNSRFVVEVPVARERTFKRMMNDVDITELGVVSKDSRFIIHGTNEKNIINTDIWALKKCWQKTLKTKKEFKKKIESKNNKSYKSHKTYTGSPKAKVLVVRAAGTNCDRETVYAFESLRAKVDLKHINEIVKLKDLTSYQIIVIPGGFSYGDHISAGMVLAKEMEPLKDLLLEKDKLILGICNGFQVLVKMGILPGFPGVTLTWNTSGTYQCEWVNLKANKKSPCIFTKGIEYLETPIAHGEGRFITANKTILNKILKNNLHALTYFKDNPNGSEADIAGICNEKGNIFGLMPHPERHMQPTQHPRWTREGKKTGWGIKIFQNALEWWK